Below is a window of Candidatus Dependentiae bacterium DNA.
AAATAGAACTTGCAACACGACAAGCAGCAGAGCGTGAGTTATTACAGGAAGAGAAAAGATTAGCGCTTCTGGAAAAAGCGAAAGAAAAAGCACTCATTGTGTTAGAAAAAGAAAGCCAAAAACAAGCGCGCTTAGAACAACAGCGATTGGCTCAAGCAGAAAAAGAACATCAGCATCAGATGATGATAACGCAAAAAGAGATTGAGCGAGAGAAGGCTCAAGAAGAAAAGCGATTGCTTGCACTTCGTAACGAGCATGAAAAGAAAATGCTCGTTATTCAGCAGCAAGAAATGCAAGAGCGACAAAAAGAAACAGCGCGCATAGCAAAACTAGAACAAGAACGCGCGCATGCAATGATGCTTGCGCAAAAACAAGCAGATCAAGAGCGCAAAATGGAAGAGAATCGTTTGGCCGATCTTGCAAAGAAAAAGCAGCAAGAAATTTTGTTAGCGCAAAAAGAAGAGATGCAAGCAAGGCTGAATGAGGAAAAAAGGCTGGCAAAATTAGAATATGAAAAAGAGCAGAGCAGAATGCTGGCAGAGTTTGAGGTGGAAAAAAAACGCATCCAAGAAGAACAAAGAATTGCGGCAATGCGCCACGATCAAGAAAAAATAGAGTTGGTTAAAAATAATGCGAGTCAACTCGATTCACTAAAAAAAGAACAACGGTTGGCTTTATTAGAAGAAGATAAAGCAAATGAACAAATAGTTGTTCAAAGTCAAATGAATCAATCTAGTGACAATCTTGCGCAAGTAGAAATGGATAAGACACGAGTATGCGAGCCTAAGGTTGAACTAACCACTCACGCTCGATCTACCAGTCGCGAACGCGCACAAGCAATGATACGTAAGCGCAAAGAGCAGCGAGCGCTTGCTACCGGTTTGCAAAAAAGGCAAGAAAGAAGATCATTAATTCGTTCCAGCCAAGTTGATCAAACAAGAAATCAAGAAGAAAAGCGAATGGTCGTGATGCGCAAACAGCAAGAGATGGAAGTGCGCGCTGAAAAACAACGATTGGCGCAGATGGAAAAAGAGCATCAGAATCAAATGAAGCTTGCTCAAAAAGCTTCTGAGCAGGAAAGAATGCGGCAGGAAAATCGCCTGCAAGCAATGCGCAAGCAACAAGAGATGGAAGCTCGCAATGAAACTCAACGGTTAGCGCAGATAGAAAAAGAACATCAGAATCAAATGAAACTTGCTCAAAGAGTTTCTGAGCGTGAAAAGATGCAAGAGGAAAATCGAATTGCGGCTTTGCGCAAACAAGAGAGAATGGAAGCTGAAAGACAAGAAAAACATTTAGCACAGCTTCGCAAAGAACATGAGCGGCAGTTAGCTCTTGTGCAAAAAGAAGTAGAAAACGCACGCCACGAAGAGCAAATGCGATTGGCGCAGTTAGAATTGAAAAATAAAAAAGAAGAAATGATCTTTTTGCAAAAAGAAAACGAAACGGCATCGTTAGTGCATAATAAAACGGCAATGAGCGGAAGTTCTCGAGAACGTGCGATGCAAATTGTGCAAGCAAGAAAAATGAAAAATAATAATACTGAAAATCCGTATTTAATGGCACGCCTGGCGCGTGATCAAGAAAAAGCAAAAGTTGCGGCAGAGCGACAAATGCAAAAAGATATGCAACGTGCCGAGCGCATTAAAGCGGAACAAGAATTAAGAATGGCAAGAGAGCAAAGGTTGGCAGAGCGAAGAGAGCAAGAGCGTTTATCCGCTGAACACAAAGCCCAAGTGATTCAAGCAAAAAAAGAAGCCCAACGAGCAGCTTTCCAAGAATATCAGGAACAAAAAATGGCAATGACTGCCAACAAAAAAGCATTCTATGGTCAACTTATCGACGATGCTCAAATGCACATCAAGAATGTTGCTGCTTCATCTGAAAAAAATCTTTCGCAAAACAATTCTTATGATATTCAACCTGCACAGATAGAATATCGCATAAAAAAACCTATTGCTGCAAAATTACCAATGTTACCCGCATCAGCGCAAGATCGCTTAGCCGCGCAAGCTGAAAAGCAGGCTATTCAAGATCCAGTAATGCAAGCGACTCAAGAGCCACGCTACATTCCTGCAAGAGAAGTTAATGAGCGGGTTGTGCCGGCTTCAGTTATTGAAAGATCTTATGATGACTCGAATAGTAATACTCAAGGTACCGATTTAATTATCTCTATGACAAAAAGTATCGAAAAGGTGCTGGAGTATGCAGAAAAAAATCAGAAACAAACGATCGATCTAATGAAGCAAGTTATTCAGGGGTACCAAAAATAACCGAGTACTTTCCAAAAGAATCGCACCAAAGAAAAAGGGGAGTAAAAAGCTCCCCTTTTTTATTACGTTGCTGCAAACAGCAAATATTTCTCAATAAATTCCATGATGTCGCCATCAAGTACTAAATCTGGTTGAGGTGATTCAAGATCGGTGCGATGATCTTTAACCATTTTATAGGGATGCAATACATACGATCTGATTTGCGATCCCCATTCAATTTTCTTTTTTTCTACCGATGCAGCTTTTGCTTCTTGTTCTTCTTTTTGTTTTTGCGCTAATTTTGCTTTAAGCATCTTCATTGCCGTATCCTTATTTTGGCCCTGAGAGCGCTGCGTCTGGCACGCAACGACGGTATTGGTTGGGATGTGGGTGATGCGTACCGCAGATTCTGTTTTATTGACGTGCTGGCCTCCTGCTCCTCCTGCGCGATACGTATCAATTCGCAAATCGCCTGCATCGATTTCAATCGCAACTTCAGGAACTTCGGGCGTTGCACTTACGCCGGCAAATGAAGTATGTCGGCGTTTATTTGCATCATAAGGAGATATGCGCACGAGGCGATGGATTCCTTGCTCCGCTTTAAAGAGTCCATATGCATGCTTTCCTTTAATAAACAATGTTGCAGATTTTATTCCTGCAGCTTCTCCCGGCTGCATATCAAGAACTTCTGCATCGAAACCTTCTCGCTCGCAAAACCTTAAATACATGCGCAAAAGCATATTTGCCCAATCTTGCGATTCGGTACCGCCTGCGCCCGCATTAATATTTAAGAAAGCATTAGATGAATCTTCAGGATTATTAAGAAGGAGATCTATTTTGAATTTACCAACCGATTTTACTAAGCCGCCAACATCTCGCGCTATATTTGCTAATTCAGATTCATCATTTGCAAAAAGTTCGATCATCTCCAAAAGGTCTTTATGGCTATTTATTATGGAATGATAGAGTTCTCGCTGCGTTTTGAGCCGTTGTAAGCTTTTTAAAATGGTGGCTTGATCTGGATTTTGCCAGAAATCTGTTTGCTCAGTTTGAGTGGTGAGTTTTTGAAACTCGTTCTCGATACTTGAGTTTTTCCAGTAGGTCTTAATTGTTTCAAGATCCGGTTCAATAGATTTTAGTTTCTCGCGTAGTTCATCAATGAGCATGGGCATCCTTATGTTATAACTAATATTATAGCAGAAAATTCTCTGAGCCCCCACAGGTTGGTCGACAGTTGTTTGTCGGTGCTATCTATTAATGATATAATTACCTATATAGGTAATTTTTCTCTATTAAGGGGTTCTGCTTTGGGATCAGAAAAAAAAACCGGGAAGCTTTTTATTGTTTCGGCACCATCGGGTGCGGGTAAAACGACACTTGTTAATGCGCTCATTAAGCAACTGCCGATGGAGCATTCTATTGCGCGGCTCATTACCTATACCAGTAAAAGCCCTCGCTTCAATGAAATGCCGGGGGTCGATTATCATTTTTTATCGAATCAAGAGTTTGAGCAGAAGATCGACGAACAGTTTTTCTTGGAGTGGAGCGGTGCTTATGGTGCCTATTATGGCACAGCGCGCCTACTGATTGATCACTTAGCCTCGGGGAGCTCGTTTATTGCGGTAGTTGATAGATCTGGGGCCCAGCGGCTGAAACAGGAGATCCCTGAAGCGATTCTTACATGGGTCCATACGGCAAATATGCAAGTCCTTGAAGAACGGCTTCGGCTACGAAGCACAGAAACTCAGGAAGAAATCGAGCTCCGTTTGGCGTTGGCTCAAAGAGAACTAGCACAAGAACAAGAAAATAGGCTCTATCAGCACCATATTCTTAACGATTTTTTTGAAAAAGCATTAAAAGAGTTAAAAAATATTATAATTTCACATCATCAATAATGAGCTCTGGGACGTCGTTTTGAAATTTATCGAATAAATATATAAAAAATTTATAAAAAGTTTCGGAAAAAGTGTTGACTTATGACGTAATACCGGTATAATTTCTCTTGTATTTGAAATAACAAGTAGCAAGCAACGACAACAAAACGTCGTAGCTAAAGCGAAAAAACAAAAAATCATAATTTCTTTGAAATTCACGAGAAACCCAAAAATTTGCTTACAAGTTTTTGCGACGCTCTTTTCATACACAATTTTTGTGATGGAGAGTTTGATCCTGGCTCAGAATAAACGCTGGCGGCGTGCCTAACACATGCAAGTCGAGCGAGAAAGCTCCTTCGGGAGTGAGTAAAGCGGCAAACGGGTGAGTAACGCGTGGGAATCTACCTTTCAGTGAGGAATACCCTCGAGAAATCGAGGTTAATACTGCATACGTCCCTACGGGGAGAAAGGCGGCCTCTTTGCTGTCGCTGAAAGATGAGCCTGCGTACTATTAGCTAGTTGGTAGGGTAATGGCCTACCAAGGCGATGATGGTTAGCCGGCCTGAGAGGGTGTACGGCCACACTGGAACTTAGACACGGTCCAGACTCCTACGGGAGGCAGCAGTGAGGAATCTTGCTCAATGGGCGAAAGCCTGAAGCAGCGACGCCGCGTGAAGGATGACGGTCTTCGGATTGTAAACTTCTGTTAAGTGGGAAGAAATCTCTATTTCTAATACAGATAGAGGATGACGGTACCATTAGAGAAAGCAATGGCTAATCTCGTGCCAGCAGCCGCGGTAATACGAGGGGTGCAAGCGTTATTCGGAATTATTGGGCGTAAAGGGTGCGTAGACGGCATGCTAAGTCAACTGTTAAATTCCTCGGCCTAACTGAGGATCTGCGGTAGAAACTGGCGCGCTTGAGGGTGAGAGAGAGAAGTGGAATTCTCGGAGTAGCGGTAAAATGCGTAGATCTCGAGAGGAACACCGATGGCGAAGGCAGCTTCTTGGCTCATACCTGACGTTGAGGCACGAAAGCGTGGGGAGCAAACAGGATTAGATACCCTGGTAGTCCACGCCGTAAACGATGATCACTGGACGTTAATGTTGCTTTGCAATATTAGTGTCGTAGCTAACGCGATAAGTGATCCGCCTGGGGATTACGGTCGCAAGACTAAAACTCAAAGGAATTGACGGGGGTCCGCACAAGCGGTGGAACATGTGGTTTAATTCGACACTACGCGAGGAACCTTACCTAGGCTTGACATGTTTTTGACAGTCGTAGAAATACGATCTTCTTGGCTTCGGTCAAGACAATTTCACAGGTGCTGCATGGCTGTCGTCAGCTCGTGTCGTGAGATGTTTGGTTAAGTCCTCTAACGAGCGCAACTCTTGCCGCCAGTTGCCACTTCGAAAGAAAGCACTCTGGTGGGACTGCCTGGGAAACCAGGAGGAAGGTGGGAATGACGTCAAGTCCTCATGGCCCTTATGTCTAGGGCGACACACGTGTTACAATGGCCAGTACAAAGGGCAGCGATACCGCAAGGTGGAGCAAATCCCATAAAACTGGTCTAAGTTCAGATTGAGGTCTGCAACTCGACCTCATGAAGTTGAAATCGCTAGTAATCGCGCATCAGAACGGCGCGGTGAATACGTTCTCGGGCCTTGTACACACCGCCCGTCACACCACGAAAGCTGTTTGTACCCAAAGCCATCTTAGCTAACCCGTAAGGGAGGCGGATGTTTAAGGTATGAGGAGTGATTGGGGTGAAGTCGTAACAAGGTAGCTGTAGGAGAACCTGCGGCTGGATCACCTCCTTTCGAGGGAGATTAAATACCTGTCGGTTTTGTTATGCAACTCCGACATTTTATATATGCATTTAGGTGTGCAATTTAAGGTGTCGCAAAAACTTGTAAGCACTAAAAATAATCTTACTATAGGAAGCGGGCCTATAGCTCAGGTGGTTAGAGCGCCCTGCTGATAACGGGGAGGTCAGTCGTTCAACTCGACTTAGGCCCACCAGTAATTAATTCTGCTGGGAGTGAAAAACCTCTGATAACAATAGAAAAACAACAAAAATAGTTCTAGTAAATTATTTAAAAATAGTTATTCTATTGTGAGCATAAACGGCACCAGTTTGGGGATGTAGCTCAGTTGGTAGAGCGTCCGTTTTGCACGCGGAAGGTCAGCGGTTCGAATCCGCTCATCTCCACCATTAAGATTTGGGTTTTGA
It encodes the following:
- the prfB gene encoding peptide chain release factor 2 encodes the protein MLIDELREKLKSIEPDLETIKTYWKNSSIENEFQKLTTQTEQTDFWQNPDQATILKSLQRLKTQRELYHSIINSHKDLLEMIELFANDESELANIARDVGGLVKSVGKFKIDLLLNNPEDSSNAFLNINAGAGGTESQDWANMLLRMYLRFCEREGFDAEVLDMQPGEAAGIKSATLFIKGKHAYGLFKAEQGIHRLVRISPYDANKRRHTSFAGVSATPEVPEVAIEIDAGDLRIDTYRAGGAGGQHVNKTESAVRITHIPTNTVVACQTQRSQGQNKDTAMKMLKAKLAQKQKEEQEAKAASVEKKKIEWGSQIRSYVLHPYKMVKDHRTDLESPQPDLVLDGDIMEFIEKYLLFAAT
- the gmk gene encoding guanylate kinase; this translates as MGSEKKTGKLFIVSAPSGAGKTTLVNALIKQLPMEHSIARLITYTSKSPRFNEMPGVDYHFLSNQEFEQKIDEQFFLEWSGAYGAYYGTARLLIDHLASGSSFIAVVDRSGAQRLKQEIPEAILTWVHTANMQVLEERLRLRSTETQEEIELRLALAQRELAQEQENRLYQHHILNDFFEKALKELKNIIISHHQ